The genomic segment TAATAAAGATGCAAAATCAAGTTTAAAAAATGCAATTATTACAACACTACTTTTACCTGAAGATCCAAGAGCTTTTGATTTATTTGGAACAGCAAAGGTAAAACTTGGTAAAACTCCATATCTTTATAAAGAAATTAAAGATGATCAAAATAAAGATATTAGATGGGAATGGAGAGCAAATAGATATGCAAATATTTTAATTAACTCAAAAGTTAAAACTAAAAAAATTGAAAATGAAAATAAAACACTAAAAGTATCTTATGTTGAAATTCCTATGGTAAAAGACCATGCAAATATTAGAGTTGCAAAATTTAAACCTTTTGTTCAGAAATTTGCAAAAAAATATAATTTAAGTGAAAACCTTGTTTATGCAATTATTCAAACAGAAAGTAACTTCAATCAATTTGCTGTTAGTCATGCAGGAGCTATTGGTCTTATGCAAATAGTTCCTAGCACTGCTGGAATTGATGCTTATAGCTATACAAAAGGTAAAAGATGGAAACCAACAAACTCTTATCTTTTTAATGCAAAAAACAATATTGAACTAGGTTCTGCCTATATAGATATACTAAAAAGTAAATATTTAAAAGGTATTTCTAATCCTATTTCAAAAGAGTATTGTGTAATTAGTGCATATAATACAGGAGCAGGAAATGTTTTAAAAACATTTTCATCAAGTAAAGCAACAGCTATAAATAGAATCAATAATAAAAAACCAAATGAAGTCTATAAAACACTAAGAACTGAACTTCCCTATGAAGAAACAAGAAACTACCTAAAAAAAGTAATCACAAATAAAAAAGAGTTTATTAGTATTTAAAATACTAATACTCTACTCTACTTTCAAAGCAAACCTCTAAACTAAAAGAAAAACAAGAATTAAAATATAGTTTTGCAACTAAGTCGCATTTTATATTTATTCGTTAAAATTTTACTGCAACTTAGTTGCAATTACTTTAAGGAATAAAAATTACGAATGCAAATAGACAATGCAATAGAAGTTAAAAACCTTAGTTTTTCTTATGATGAACAAAAGGTTTTAGAAGATATAAACTTTGAAATTAAACAAAAAGACTTTTTAACAATAATAGGTCCAAATGGTGGAGGTAAATCAACTTTACTAAAACTAATTCTTGGACTAAATGACTTAAATAATGGTTCTATAAAAATATTTGGGCAAGAACACTTAGAACAAATTCATAATTTAGGTTATGTTCCTCAAAATACAAATGTAAATTTAAACTTTCCAATCACTGTACTTGAAGTTGTGATGATGGGACAGAACTGCCTTACAAAAAGATTATTTGGATACAAAAAAGAAGAGAAACAAAGAGCAATGGAAGTTCTTGAAAAAGTAAAGATGAAAGAGTTTGCAAAAAATAGAATATCAAATCTTTCAGGTGGACAAAGACAAAGAGTTTTAATAGCCCGAGCACTTTTTTCTAAACCAAAAATTTTACTTCTTGATGAACCAACTTCAAGCATTGATATAAAAGGTTGCGAACAAATTTATTCTACTTTAGAAGAATTAAATAAAAATATTCCAATAATTGTAGTTAGTCACGATATCTCAGTTATTTTAAAATATGCCTCAAAGGCTTTTTATGTAAATAAAAAACTTACACACCATGATTTAACTACTATGAAAGATGAATTTAAATCTATAGATTCTCATGTTTGTGAAATAGAATTATTAGAGATGTTAGGAAGATGCAGATGTTAGAGCTACTTTCATACTCATTTATCCAAAATGCTTTAATTGCAGGAGTTATCATAAGTATTATCACTGCAATAATAGGAACTTATGTTGTTGTAAATAAAATGGTGTTTTTATCAGGGGGTATTGCTCATAGTGCTTATGGTGGTATTGGAATAGCAATGTATTTTGGATTACCAATGCTTTTATCAACCTCTGTATTTTGTGTACTTATTAGTATTCTTATTGCTTTTGCAAGTTATAAAAACAGAGAAAATCTTGATATTATGATTGGTCTTACTTGGGCAGTTGGTATGTCTTTTGGAATAATCCTAGCAGACCTTACACCTGGGTATCAATCTGATTTGATGAGTTATCTTTTTGGTTCTTTACTTGCAGTAACTAATCAAGATTTATACTATATGGCTTTTTTACTTATATTTACAATTGCAATTGTAGTAGTTTTTTATAGGGATATCTTAGCAGTATCTTATGATACAGAATATGCAAGTTTAAGAGGAATAAAAACAAAGTTTTTTTATACACTTATATTGATTCTATCAAGTTTGGCAATTGTTATATCTATCAAGGTTGTAGGTTTAATACTAGTTATCGCTCTACTTACTATACCAATTTATATATCAAGTTTTTTTTGTAAGAACTTATTATCTATGATGCTTATTTCTGCTCTCCTATCGATAATGTTTACCATCATAGGACTTTATATCTCATATGAGTTTGATGTGAGTTCAGGACCTTCTATTATAATAAGTAGTTCGCTTTTTGCATTGGTTATTTTCATAATAAAAAGTATAAAAAAATAAAGAAAAGAGAAAATATGAATATTAATTTAAAAGAACAGAAGATAAAAAACATTATTGAATCACAAGTTGCAAATCTACCAACAAGATATGGAAACTTTGATATTAAAGCTTATAAAGATGGTTGCCAAGAACACCTTGCAATTATGAGTAAAAACTTTAAAAATATTAAAGTTCCTTTAGTAAGAATACACTCTGAATGTTTAACAGGAGATACAATAGGTAGTTTAAAATGTGATTGTAATAATCAACTTGCATTAGCTTTAGAGCTTATTTCTAAAGAAGGTGGTTTAATAATTTATCATAGGCAAGAAGGAAGAAATATAGGACTTGTAAATAAAGTTAATGCTTATAACTTACAAGATAAAGGATTTAATACTATTGAAGCAAATTTAAAACTTGGATTTGAAGCTGATGAAAGAGATTATACTGCAATTGGTTTTATACTAAAAGATTTAAATTTAAAAAAGATAAAACTAATTACTAATAATCCAAAAAAGATTGAGTTTGTTAAAAGTTGTGGAATAGAAATAGATACAAGAGTTCCTGCACTTACAAAAACAAATAAACACAATAAAAACTACTTACAAACTAAAAAAGAGCACTTAGGTCATATACTTTAAAGAAGGTTTACTACCTTCTTTACTAATTTCCACACAACATAGTTGCTTGAAACTCTTCAAACCTAGTTTCTTGCATTTTTAATTTTTCTCGTAAAATCTTATTTTGTTTTTTAACTTCATATAACTCAAATAGTATTTTTTGTGCATTATTAACATTTTCATCAACTTGTTCTTGAAGCTTTTCTGCTAGTTCAAAGTAGTAATTTTTTTCTTTTTTAAGTTCAGAATTTACTTTTAGGTTTTCACTTTTTAATAAATATATATGTTTTCTTAGAGATAAGACTTCATTCTCATATTTTGAAATTAAAGTAGAAAATTCAATAAACTTTTTTATTCTTCCATCATTATAAAATATTGGCAAAATAGTCGAATGAGTATAATAGTTAGTACCTTGTTTTGTAAGCTTCTTACTAAGTCCAACCCATATTTTTCCATTTTTTAAAGTATCAATTATTTTTCTATCTGCTGCATCTGCACTTTTAAAAATTTGATTATCATTAAAACTCATTCCTATTAATTCATCTAAAGTAAATTCTGAATTGATTAAAAAAGCATCATTTGCAGAAGTAATTTTAAAATTTAAATCCATTTCGCAAATAATATTACAAGAGTCTAAAATAGCCATAAACTGTCTTAATTCATTATTTTTAACAGCAAGCTCTTTTTTTTGATGTTTTCTTTTAATAATTTCAGACATAATCTTAAGTGTAGTATTTAATTGGATAGGTTTTACAATATAATTTGAAAGATTAAATTTAATAGCTCTTACTAAAATATTCATATCTGAAAAAGTTGTAGTAATTAAAATAGGAACTTCCCAATTTATACTTCTAATTTGAGATAAAAGATCTATACCTTTATAATCTGGAAAATCAACATCTGTTATTATGATATCAATACTAGCACTATTATTTTGGTAAATATTTATTGCCTCTTCTATTTCCTTTGCAATTAATACTTTTTTGAAAAATGCTGAAAATATTTCTGAAGTTTCAAATCTTATTTTATCATTATTTTCAATAAATAAAACAGTTGTACTTGCTAAGTAATTTTTGTCAAATGAGCATACATTAGGTTGTGACATAATTATCTCCTATCTTTTATCTTCACCAAATATTATGACTTAAATATTATTTTTAAATTAATTTTAATTTATTTATACTTAGAAGAACATTGTAACATTGAATATTATTAGTAAAATATTTAAAAGAATAAAAAACTTTTTACTAAAAATGCTAAAGAAACTAATAGCTACATAAATGATAAAAAAATACAAACTTGTATCGGTTTCATAAATACTCACTTTATAGTTTAAAAACATTAATATGTATTTATCTAAAACATCTGCAAAACCAAGCAGGTGTACGATTATTTCTAAAGGATAAAAAAAAGTAAATAACAATGTAAAAAAAGGTGATAATAACTGCTCATATGAAGTATTAGGAAAAAAGAAATGAACAATAGGATTAAAAACAAAAAATATCCAAAAATTAAAAAAGATTATTGAAAATAGTTTAGGTAAAGTTTTAAAATAATGAATATATAAAAAGATATAAAATACTCCAATAATAGAAAACCATAAAGAGATAGAAAATAGATATTTTGGAAATAAGGATAGTATTATTAATAGTGTAATTGCTAAAGATTGAAATGAAAAAACTTTTATATTTGAACGTAAATATAGAAAAGCCAGAGAAAACATAATAAAAGAGCGAAGCAAAGAAGGAACAAGATTAGTTAAATGTAAATAATATAAAAGTATAACTATTGAAATAAGAACTACATCAGCCTTTTTATTTCTATAAGGAAAATATCTTTCATGAAAAAAAGAGTATGGATAATAAAAAAGAATAAAGATTATAAATGAAATTATAGACAAATGAAAACCAGAAATTGCAATAAGGTGACTAATACCAAAATCAGTATAAATTTGTCTATTCTCTTTAGAAATAGGTATAGCTAGAAACAAAGCATTAAATAACTCTTGTATTTTTTCTTCTTTATGTAAGCTATTTATATGATTGAAAAGTTCTTTTTTTAAAGTATCAATTCTTTCTATGTTTTCATAGAAAATTGATTTAGTATAAAAGCCTTTTAAGAACTCATAAAAAGAAACACCCTTTGATAAAACTGCAATAGTTATTAAATCTAATTTTTTAATACTATTTTCTTTGTCAATTGAAGTAAAAAATTCAAGTTTCTCATTTTGAAGTTTAAGAACTAAAAAATCTTCTTTTTCATAGATATTTAATACTTCATAAGTATCAAGGTAAACTTCTTCTTTAGTAAAATCTTTATATTTAAAGTATTCATAAAAAATATTAAAAGAAAAAATAGTAAGCAAGATTAAAAGAAAAGATATTAACTGTTTTTTAGTTGAGATTAATTGTAAACTATCCATAAAGAATAGTTTACAATTGTTTAGTTTATAATTTTATTTATTATTTATTTTTCTTCCAAATACTCATTTGAGAAATCGTATATTGATGCTTTCTAGCTGTTTCTTTAATAACAAATGGCACATCTATAGTTTGAACTAATTCAAATCTATCTTCAAGATTATCTTTTAAAGTATCTAAAGTTTTTATCTCTTTATTATCTTGAATAAATCCACCAAGCCAATTTTTCTTTGGAGTGTAATCTTCTAACCAAGTATATGGAGATAAAAGAACTAATAATCCATCTTTATTTACTCTATTTGGGATATCATCTAAAAACTTTTGAGGATAATATAATCTATCAATTAAATTTGAACAAAAAATTAAGTCATAACCTGAATATAACTCTTTTAAATTACAAGCATCTCCTTGCATAAATGAAACTTTTTCTTTTGTATCATCTAAATCAAAATCTTTTAAAGAGATAGTTTTTTCTTCAAAAAGTTCACCTTCAGTTGTTACCTTATATGTTAAGGTATCATACTTTTTAAGTTTAACTCCCACATTAATAAAGTTTGCACTAAAATCTATTCCAAGTACCTCATCAAAATATTTTGCCAACTCAAAAGTACTTCTACCAACTGAACAACCTAAATCAAGAGCTTTTTTAGAATTTAATCCTTCAAAATATGGTTTTAATAATTCCACACTAGATTTAGGGAAGTTTTTAACACCAAAGTTTTCCTCGCCATAATGAAACTCACAATATTGAGAAATCTGTTCATCTGTTTCATATACATTGTCGTTTAATTGCGTTCTATAGTCATTTGAGCTTTGAACATATCTGAACCCTGCATGTTGAAAGAAATGCTTTCTAAAGGCATATCTTGCACTTCTAAGAACCTCATTTCCTAAAGAGATAAATGACCCACCTTTCATAAGAGCATGCCTATCATCAAATGTTGGAGTTGTAAAGTCATCATATACAGGATGTGTTTTAAATCCATCTAATGGATATGTTGGTGTAATACTCCATTGCCATACATTTCCAACTACATCATAGAAATCACCCATTTTATATTTATCTACTGGTGTTTGATTAAAGTATTTTAGTCCTATATTTGCTTCTTGGCTTTGAGCTTTAACATAATCATTTAATCTATAAAATTCATCTTCACTAGGAAGTCTAACTTCAAAACCTAACTTTTCACTTTTAAATCTACAAAAAGCCTCTGCTTCATAAACATTTATATCAACTGGGTAATTTAAAGGTAAAGGAACTAATCTATTTATTTCTCTTAGATAATATCTACCTTCTTTTTTAACCCAAAAAGTAGGATGCTTGGCAGTAGAAAACTCTAACCACTCTTTTCCATCTTCAGTAAAATATTCAGGTTTTGAATAACCACCTTCTTTTACAAACTCTAAAAATTCTCCATTTGAAACTAAGTACTTAGAAGCTTTGAAATCTTTTATAGAAGCTTTATGAAAAGCAAACTCATTATCCCAACCATAATATATAGGATTGTCATAATCTTTCTCTAATATAACTTCCCCACCTTTAACTTCTACTAGTTCATTTTTAGGGAAAGAATCGCTAAACTCATTACAGTAAGTAAATAGCTCTTCTTCTTTTAAATACTTTAGGTTTAACTCTCTTAATAATACAGATGAAGTCTCTATATGAATATTTTCATGCTCTATACCCATTAAGATAACCCACATAGGATTATCCCAGTTTATTGGCATTGTAAACTCTATAGTATCAATTAGTTCTAAAACTAACTTTTTAACCTCATCTCTATATGCTTTTGTTTGTTCAAAAGTTGGCCAAGTATAATGTTTATCATTTAAATCATCCCACGACATTTCATCAACACCAATTGCAAAAATAGATTCATATGTTTTATTTATTCTTTTATCAATGATGTTTGCGATATTTAGTTTATTTATAAAAAAAGTTGCTGTATGTCCATAATAAAATATAAGAGGATGTCTTAGCCTATTTGGTTGCTTAAATATATGTTCTTTATCTTTTAATAAATCAAAAAGTTTTTCATCTAACTCATAAGTTTGTAAAAAGTACTTTTTAATCTCTTCTCTTTTTTCTTCAACTGTACCTTCACTTAAATTAATTGTATTTTGTATATAGTTCATTGATTCCCCTTAATAGTTTTCCAAAAAATTAATAGTTGTTATTTTATTTGCTTTTTTAAACTCTTTGTATATGTTTAATAGCTGTTTTAACTCATTATCGTCTAAATTATCTAAATGTTTTTCCAATCTAGTTGCAATCTGAGTGAAATCTATATTAAGTAAAGATTTACATATTATATTTTCAATAAGTAGCATTCCAAGTCTTTTAATAGAACCTGTTGAATCTAAAATCTCTATTGCTTCATTTGTATAAGCTAAAGCTT from the Arcobacter sp. CECT 8983 genome contains:
- a CDS encoding murein transglycosylase domain-containing protein — encoded protein: MKKTILISLAFLFTGCTVNDAYRITNAALSKNPSAALKSIAKSKAISYSTNPKKLINDINFLSSLIENIDKKWGKGNRKVPKPKEYVKYMQNYKSRAYVDFDKGLVTVETIDNKDAKSSLKNAIITTLLLPEDPRAFDLFGTAKVKLGKTPYLYKEIKDDQNKDIRWEWRANRYANILINSKVKTKKIENENKTLKVSYVEIPMVKDHANIRVAKFKPFVQKFAKKYNLSENLVYAIIQTESNFNQFAVSHAGAIGLMQIVPSTAGIDAYSYTKGKRWKPTNSYLFNAKNNIELGSAYIDILKSKYLKGISNPISKEYCVISAYNTGAGNVLKTFSSSKATAINRINNKKPNEVYKTLRTELPYEETRNYLKKVITNKKEFISI
- a CDS encoding metal ABC transporter ATP-binding protein → MQIDNAIEVKNLSFSYDEQKVLEDINFEIKQKDFLTIIGPNGGGKSTLLKLILGLNDLNNGSIKIFGQEHLEQIHNLGYVPQNTNVNLNFPITVLEVVMMGQNCLTKRLFGYKKEEKQRAMEVLEKVKMKEFAKNRISNLSGGQRQRVLIARALFSKPKILLLDEPTSSIDIKGCEQIYSTLEELNKNIPIIVVSHDISVILKYASKAFYVNKKLTHHDLTTMKDEFKSIDSHVCEIELLEMLGRCRC
- a CDS encoding metal ABC transporter permease; translated protein: MLELLSYSFIQNALIAGVIISIITAIIGTYVVVNKMVFLSGGIAHSAYGGIGIAMYFGLPMLLSTSVFCVLISILIAFASYKNRENLDIMIGLTWAVGMSFGIILADLTPGYQSDLMSYLFGSLLAVTNQDLYYMAFLLIFTIAIVVVFYRDILAVSYDTEYASLRGIKTKFFYTLILILSSLAIVISIKVVGLILVIALLTIPIYISSFFCKNLLSMMLISALLSIMFTIIGLYISYEFDVSSGPSIIISSSLFALVIFIIKSIKK
- the ribA gene encoding GTP cyclohydrolase II yields the protein MNINLKEQKIKNIIESQVANLPTRYGNFDIKAYKDGCQEHLAIMSKNFKNIKVPLVRIHSECLTGDTIGSLKCDCNNQLALALELISKEGGLIIYHRQEGRNIGLVNKVNAYNLQDKGFNTIEANLKLGFEADERDYTAIGFILKDLNLKKIKLITNNPKKIEFVKSCGIEIDTRVPALTKTNKHNKNYLQTKKEHLGHIL
- a CDS encoding response regulator, whose translation is MSQPNVCSFDKNYLASTTVLFIENNDKIRFETSEIFSAFFKKVLIAKEIEEAINIYQNNSASIDIIITDVDFPDYKGIDLLSQIRSINWEVPILITTTFSDMNILVRAIKFNLSNYIVKPIQLNTTLKIMSEIIKRKHQKKELAVKNNELRQFMAILDSCNIICEMDLNFKITSANDAFLINSEFTLDELIGMSFNDNQIFKSADAADRKIIDTLKNGKIWVGLSKKLTKQGTNYYTHSTILPIFYNDGRIKKFIEFSTLISKYENEVLSLRKHIYLLKSENLKVNSELKKEKNYYFELAEKLQEQVDENVNNAQKILFELYEVKKQNKILREKLKMQETRFEEFQATMLCGN
- a CDS encoding ComEC/Rec2 family competence protein produces the protein MDSLQLISTKKQLISFLLILLTIFSFNIFYEYFKYKDFTKEEVYLDTYEVLNIYEKEDFLVLKLQNEKLEFFTSIDKENSIKKLDLITIAVLSKGVSFYEFLKGFYTKSIFYENIERIDTLKKELFNHINSLHKEEKIQELFNALFLAIPISKENRQIYTDFGISHLIAISGFHLSIISFIIFILFYYPYSFFHERYFPYRNKKADVVLISIVILLYYLHLTNLVPSLLRSFIMFSLAFLYLRSNIKVFSFQSLAITLLIILSLFPKYLFSISLWFSIIGVFYIFLYIHYFKTLPKLFSIIFFNFWIFFVFNPIVHFFFPNTSYEQLLSPFFTLLFTFFYPLEIIVHLLGFADVLDKYILMFLNYKVSIYETDTSLYFFIIYVAISFFSIFSKKFFILLNILLIIFNVTMFF
- the ovoA gene encoding 5-histidylcysteine sulfoxide synthase → MNYIQNTINLSEGTVEEKREEIKKYFLQTYELDEKLFDLLKDKEHIFKQPNRLRHPLIFYYGHTATFFINKLNIANIIDKRINKTYESIFAIGVDEMSWDDLNDKHYTWPTFEQTKAYRDEVKKLVLELIDTIEFTMPINWDNPMWVILMGIEHENIHIETSSVLLRELNLKYLKEEELFTYCNEFSDSFPKNELVEVKGGEVILEKDYDNPIYYGWDNEFAFHKASIKDFKASKYLVSNGEFLEFVKEGGYSKPEYFTEDGKEWLEFSTAKHPTFWVKKEGRYYLREINRLVPLPLNYPVDINVYEAEAFCRFKSEKLGFEVRLPSEDEFYRLNDYVKAQSQEANIGLKYFNQTPVDKYKMGDFYDVVGNVWQWSITPTYPLDGFKTHPVYDDFTTPTFDDRHALMKGGSFISLGNEVLRSARYAFRKHFFQHAGFRYVQSSNDYRTQLNDNVYETDEQISQYCEFHYGEENFGVKNFPKSSVELLKPYFEGLNSKKALDLGCSVGRSTFELAKYFDEVLGIDFSANFINVGVKLKKYDTLTYKVTTEGELFEEKTISLKDFDLDDTKEKVSFMQGDACNLKELYSGYDLIFCSNLIDRLYYPQKFLDDIPNRVNKDGLLVLLSPYTWLEDYTPKKNWLGGFIQDNKEIKTLDTLKDNLEDRFELVQTIDVPFVIKETARKHQYTISQMSIWKKNK